A stretch of Blautia liquoris DNA encodes these proteins:
- a CDS encoding ABC transporter substrate-binding protein produces the protein MMVKKNLKKILGLSLAAAMTAGLLAGCGSGSGKDSGKGESGKKNVTLTFGSHQSGLPNSGVVQELAKEFEKETGIKIDFQISPDAQWRDLVKVKLDSGEAPDIICADTPVGLASSLHVDQYCVDLTDQDWTGRLEESARSAVSVDDKVYGITFPGAKMYFYLYNKDIFSKLNLEVPTTYEEFKDVCQKIQNSGTTPIFEATTNGWHQVLPLFETGGLWLEQDPDIYEKLNKNETDLDQIPSLLTILDELDECAKAGYFGDDYLSNAWENAKEAMATESCAMTIGELGFRGEIESDYPDFKATEKLEAFVMPWGDNQTVGVNPASNAYFINKDSKHVEEAKQFFEFLAKPENLQKRLDGQPEISALCWPEIKSKYSEEDQAFLDSLKKENVVQTSVNYIDSQWMDVGKDLESMYTGAMKPKDVLDTIMNRRTEQAELQKDPAWTK, from the coding sequence ATGATGGTGAAAAAGAATTTGAAAAAAATTCTCGGCCTGTCGCTGGCGGCGGCAATGACAGCTGGCTTACTTGCCGGATGCGGATCGGGATCAGGAAAAGACAGTGGGAAAGGTGAAAGTGGGAAAAAGAATGTAACCCTCACTTTCGGAAGTCACCAGAGTGGACTTCCCAATTCAGGAGTTGTGCAGGAACTGGCAAAGGAGTTTGAAAAGGAGACGGGTATCAAGATTGATTTCCAGATCTCCCCAGATGCACAGTGGAGAGACTTAGTGAAAGTGAAACTGGATTCGGGTGAAGCCCCTGATATTATCTGTGCGGATACTCCTGTCGGCCTAGCTTCCAGTCTACATGTAGATCAGTATTGTGTAGATCTCACCGATCAGGATTGGACAGGTCGTTTGGAGGAGAGTGCACGTTCTGCTGTTTCTGTGGATGACAAAGTGTATGGTATTACATTTCCCGGGGCCAAGATGTACTTTTACCTCTATAACAAAGACATTTTCAGTAAGTTAAATCTGGAAGTTCCGACGACATACGAAGAGTTTAAAGATGTATGCCAGAAAATTCAGAATTCCGGCACGACTCCGATTTTTGAAGCTACTACGAATGGATGGCATCAGGTTCTGCCTCTATTTGAGACTGGCGGTCTGTGGCTGGAGCAGGATCCGGATATATATGAAAAACTCAATAAGAATGAAACGGATTTAGATCAGATTCCATCGTTGCTGACAATTCTAGATGAACTGGATGAGTGTGCGAAAGCCGGGTATTTTGGTGATGATTATCTGAGCAATGCATGGGAAAATGCCAAGGAAGCCATGGCTACGGAGAGTTGCGCAATGACAATAGGGGAACTTGGATTCCGCGGTGAGATAGAGTCGGATTATCCTGATTTCAAGGCGACAGAAAAACTGGAAGCGTTTGTAATGCCCTGGGGAGATAATCAGACCGTCGGTGTAAATCCTGCAAGCAATGCCTACTTTATCAATAAAGACAGCAAACATGTTGAGGAAGCAAAGCAATTCTTTGAGTTTCTTGCAAAACCGGAGAATCTGCAGAAACGTCTGGATGGACAACCTGAAATAAGTGCATTATGCTGGCCGGAAATCAAGAGCAAATATTCAGAAGAGGATCAGGCATTTCTGGATTCACTGAAAAAGGAAAATGTGGTTCAGACGTCTGTCAACTATATAGACAGTCAGTGGATGGATGTCGGTAAAGATCTGGAATCCATGTATACCGGGGCCATGAAGCCGAAAGACGTTCTGGATACAATTATGAATAGGCG
- a CDS encoding cache domain-containing sensor histidine kinase has product MENVCSSVGNSVETQLDNLSSISMNLVCSKAIRTNFREFSDLYQNSDTSPSDLVASQKKAREIHDIITSMIGAYQNASAINLYTLDGSYVESGYFELTDAVNLAKQPWYTPVMKLNGHKYISNPTVHMDLPAQGDNQHAQKFISIVRLFLDSNSQPEGIVEVIQDCGKIFSLTSRLESQNPGTSVYIYNSRHELVYPYQSQAPTVNFYTLIADKHAHEKASRIVATDDGQQLLSTYQEIPDYDWTVVLTKPRASVYDSLNNFRLFFGLIGSLSILLTLFICFYISERLTAPLQKLTNATGKITIDRVLDEKKVNLTSADSNIKEISQLCESIRNMYEKLRSTSQEALLSRSEETRAKLQATQFVINPHFLYNCLTNISVMAEESMNADIIHMCESLCDYFRYISSSRDMFVTLDEEIFYTRCYLECMQMRYSSELEYTLDIAEKTRQYYIPKLIIQPFVENSFKYAFNIAPPWKLQISSSREGNNWILRVQDNGGTLSNEKKQELMDLYKKLDMNKELKSMQVGGMGLKNVYLRLKLLYGDKAIFKIENTLPQRTIFIFGGPIMTEPPHSFLISQNTDTGMTGG; this is encoded by the coding sequence TTGGAAAATGTATGTTCCTCTGTCGGAAATTCTGTCGAAACACAGTTAGATAATCTTTCTTCGATCTCCATGAACCTGGTATGTTCTAAAGCAATCAGAACCAATTTCAGGGAATTTTCAGATCTGTACCAGAACAGCGATACTTCTCCATCGGATCTGGTCGCTTCTCAGAAGAAAGCTCGGGAAATACATGACATTATTACCTCAATGATTGGTGCCTACCAGAACGCATCGGCAATCAATCTTTATACACTGGATGGCTCCTATGTGGAATCCGGGTATTTTGAACTCACCGATGCTGTAAATCTTGCCAAGCAGCCCTGGTATACACCAGTTATGAAACTTAACGGACATAAATATATCAGCAATCCCACTGTGCATATGGATCTCCCGGCACAAGGAGACAATCAGCATGCTCAGAAGTTTATTTCTATCGTTCGCCTGTTTCTGGACTCCAACAGCCAGCCGGAGGGAATTGTGGAAGTTATTCAGGATTGCGGGAAAATTTTTTCACTTACCTCCCGGCTAGAAAGTCAAAATCCCGGCACTAGTGTATATATCTACAACTCCCGGCACGAACTGGTCTATCCGTATCAGAGTCAGGCTCCAACAGTAAATTTTTATACACTGATCGCAGATAAACATGCGCATGAAAAAGCGAGCCGGATTGTCGCCACTGATGATGGACAGCAGCTATTGTCCACATATCAGGAAATTCCGGATTATGACTGGACCGTAGTACTCACAAAACCAAGAGCGTCTGTCTATGACTCTCTGAACAATTTCCGTTTATTTTTTGGGCTGATTGGTTCCCTGTCCATTCTTCTCACCCTGTTCATCTGTTTTTACATATCGGAGCGTCTGACAGCACCACTGCAGAAACTGACCAATGCTACGGGTAAAATTACTATCGATCGGGTACTGGATGAAAAAAAGGTCAATCTGACCAGTGCAGACAGCAATATAAAGGAAATCTCACAGCTTTGTGAGTCCATCCGGAACATGTATGAAAAGCTGCGTTCCACTTCTCAGGAAGCGCTTTTATCTCGCTCCGAGGAGACCAGGGCCAAGCTGCAGGCAACACAGTTTGTGATCAATCCACACTTTCTCTATAATTGTCTGACTAACATCAGTGTCATGGCGGAGGAGTCTATGAATGCAGATATTATCCACATGTGTGAATCGCTCTGTGACTATTTCCGATATATTTCCTCTTCGCGGGATATGTTTGTAACGCTCGATGAAGAAATATTCTACACACGTTGTTATCTGGAATGTATGCAGATGCGCTATTCCTCTGAACTGGAATACACCCTTGATATTGCAGAGAAAACCAGACAGTATTATATTCCCAAGCTGATCATACAGCCCTTCGTGGAAAATTCCTTTAAATATGCGTTCAACATCGCACCACCCTGGAAGCTTCAAATCTCATCCTCCAGAGAAGGTAACAACTGGATTCTTCGGGTTCAGGATAATGGCGGGACTCTAAGTAATGAAAAAAAGCAGGAATTGATGGACTTGTACAAAAAATTAGATATGAATAAAGAACTAAAGTCCATGCAGGTTGGAGGAATGGGGCTTAAAAATGTCTATCTCAGACTAAAACTTCTATACGGAGACAAAGCCATATTCAAGATTGAAAATACCCTGCCGCAGAGGACGATATTTATTTTTGGCGGTCCGATTATGACTGAACCACCGCACAGCTTTTTAATTTCTCAGAATACTGATACAGGAATGACAGGAGGATAA